A genomic stretch from Arachis stenosperma cultivar V10309 chromosome 3, arast.V10309.gnm1.PFL2, whole genome shotgun sequence includes:
- the LOC130965647 gene encoding uncharacterized protein LOC130965647 has protein sequence MDKTWILKPRDSIEYKRRLNEFLDFAFANALSDNMIKCPCPQCGFQFMQTREDAYDHLLIKPFPPGYTLWLRHGEKPADERSTCTPILDKVTTEENPYLQMVQEAFNFTMPPGGEETTTWDPVEDDDLELPYLYNGRSREAQDFHDLLADGAEELYPGCSKYSKLSFLVKLYHIKCMCRVSDKAMSMILDLLRDAFEQAKLPSTFYEAKKTIRKLGIEYKKVDACPNDCMLYRGDDEDATKCKQCGTSRWKQKTRKGSVTKLKIPVRKNGKPLLAKTLQSDNNDGYLRHPRDAEAWKEFDAKYPCFSNDPRNVRLALASDGFNPFGNMSTKYSIWPVILIPYNLPPWLCMKQTSFILSMIIPGPKMPGNDIDVYLEPLVDELKQLWDGVETYDANKRTTFNMCAALMWTISDFPGLGNLSRWNTYSGLACPNCNVDAKPQRLTFSRKWCYMGHRRFLPQSHKYRLDRSRFDEQAESRNPPKKYSGTDILQQQCNMQVTFGKNSTLTAKRRRISEDADQDDSYWKKRSVFFELPYWKDHMLRHNLDVMHIEKNICDNVVFTILNDSVKSKDNLKARKDLQSMGIRPELWPDEGGKYPSAIFTMSNPQKDVFLKTLQNVIFPDGYSSNIARCVDIRQRKLYGLKSHDCHILIEQLLPILVKNALPSPVSNVIANLSSFFRELCGKAINPMQLGALQNHVVQTLCQMEMIFPPSFFTVMVHLTVHFVDELKLGGPVQYRWMYPIEKYLGRLKQYVRNRTQAEGSIAEGYLSEEILTFCSRYLDNTETRINRPMRVDDRPVEITNNAGCTMFPEIGKASGAVPMDSTVHSKEMKMLACGPMLQARRFGAYNVNGYKFRTIIKEDGLKTQNSGVYVSSNTRSYASMRDNRVAVGIVPYYGKIVDIIELNYSCHFTVVLFKCIWADTTTSRGIKEDHLGLTSVNFARPIHTGDREEDEPYILASEAQLVYYVRDEVEQEWSVVVHVKPRDLYDMGGENEDVEAAFSPQPGLNMSAAGDISDLQLTRNDDIEDPVADVSDNIDYLILNGVVTGEMKTEDFSSCCASTTFANKMALASPFSSLEHAITVARDIWSRKLNVRSWVEALSGRSCSNEYLETANEATVQMRFNNSHGVELEIASKEELKYIERAIRELLSKKSVQTTDEGDDDLDAISSGGNDISRDVELNRVPEEDNETLNIQHREDVVHAGKRGFDLNKLPWFGDELSDPRFGKTAAKRISTFSKTGHLAEVTEKPLQNDII, from the exons ATGGACAAAACCTGGATTCTTAAGCCACGAGATAGCATAGAATATAAACGGAGACTTAATGAGTTCTTAGATTTTGCATTTGCGAATGCATTGTCGGATAACATGATAAAATGTCCATGCCCTCAATGCGGGTTTCAATTTATGCAAACAAGAGAGGATGCATACGACCACCTGTTGATAAAGCCTTTTCCCCCTGGATATACTTTATGGTTGCGTCATGGTGAAAAACCAGCTGATGAGAGATCTACTTGCACACCGATACTTGATAAAGTTACAACCGAGGAAAATCCATATCTTCAAATGGTGCAAGAGGCATTTAACTTCACAATGCCTCCTGGAGGTGAGGAGACCACAACCTGGGATCCTGTAGAAGACGATGATCTGGAGTTGCCGTACTTGTACAATGGTCGAAGTCGCGAGGCACAGGATTTTCACGATCTTCTTGCTGATGGAGCGGAGGAATTATACCCCGGCTGCTCGAAATACTCAAAGTTGTCTTTTCTGGTGAAACTTTATCACATTAAGTGTATGTGCAGGGTGAGTGACAAGGCTATGTCGATGATCTTGGACTTATTGCGGGATGCATTCGAGCAAGCCAAACTCCCATCAACTTTCTATGAAGCGAAGAAAACTATACGAAAGTTGGGGATTGAATATAAAAAGGTTGATGCATGCCCGAACGATTGCATGTTGTATCGGGGTGATGATGAAGACGCGACCAAATGCAAGCAGTGTGGGACTTCACGATGGAAGCAAAAAACACGAAAGGGTTCCGTTACGAAACTCAAAATACCGGTCAGGAAGAACGGAAAGCCTCTCCTAGCAAAAACTCTCC AGTCTGACAATAATGATGGGTACTTGAGGCATCCAAGGGACGCTGAAGCATGGAAAGAATTTGATGCAAAGTATCCATGTTTTTCCAATGATCCGCGAAATGTTCGTTTAGCTTTAGCTAGTGACGGATTTAATCCTTTTGGCAATATGAGTACGAAGTATTCCATTTGGCCAGTGATTCTTATTCCGTACAATCTTCCTCCTTGGCTTTGCATGAAACAAACATCTTTTATCCTATCTATGATTATTCCCGGTCCTAAAATGCCGGGTAATGACATAGATGTATATTTGGAGCCCTTGGTGGATGAGTTGAAGCAATTGTGGGATGGTGTTGAAACTTATGATGCTAATAAAAGGACCACTTTCAATATGTGTGCGGCGCTAATGTGGACTATTAGCGATTTTCCGGGGTTGGGAAATTTATCTAGATGGAACACGTACAGTGGGTTAGCATGTCCGAACTGTAATGTGGACGCTAAGCCTCAGCGGCTAACATTCAGTCGAAAATGGTGTTACATGGGACATCGCCGCTTCTTGCCTCAGAGCCATAAGTATAGACTAGACCGTAGTCGATTTGACGAACAAGCTGAAAGCAGGAATCCACCGAAGAAGTATTCTGGAACAGATATCTTACAACAGCAGTGTAACATGCAAGTAACGTTTGGGAAGAACTCAACTCTGACAGCCAAAAGAAGACGCATTAGTGAAGATGCAGATCAAGATGACTCGTACTGGAAAAAGAGGAGTGTGTTCTTTGAACTCCCATACTGGAAGGATCACATGTTGCGTCATAACCTTGACGTGATGCATATAGAGAAAAACATTTGTGATAATGTGGTCTTCACTATTTTAAACGATAGTGTCAAATCAAAAGATAATCTTAAAGCtcgcaaagatttacaaagcaTGGGCATAAGGCCTGAACTGTGGCCGGACGAAGGTGGTAAATATCCTTCAGCAATCTTCACAATGTCAAATCCACAAAAGGATGTATTTCTGAAGACTCTACAGAACGTGATCTTTCCAGATGGTTACTCGAGCAATATTGCTCGTTGTGTTGACATCCGGCAGCGCAAGTTATATGGGTTGAAGAGTCACGACTGCCACATTCTAATAGAACAATTACTTCCAATTTTGGTGAAGAATGCATTGCCAAGTCCGGTATCGAATGTGATTGCGAATCTGTCCTCATTTTTCCGAGAACTCTGTGGAAAAGCTATAAATCCTATGCAGCTTGGTGCCCTTCAGAATCATGTTGTGCAAACTCTGTGTCAGATGGAAATGATATttcctccatccttcttcactgTGATGGTTCACCTTACAGTGCACTTTGTTGATGAACTAAAACTTGGTGGCCCGGTACAGTATCGGTGGATGTATCCAATAGAAAA GTACCTGGGACGATTGAAGCAATACGTGCGTAACAGGACACAAGCTGAAGGCTCAATTGCGGAGGGCTATTTATCCGAGGAGATTTTGACATTCTGCTCCAGATATTTGGATAATACTGAGACTAGAATCAACCGTCCAATGCGAGTTGACGATCGACCTGTTGAGATAACAAACAATGCAGGATGTACTATGTTCCCTGAAATTGGAAAAGCTTCGGGGGCT GTTCCAATGGACAGTACTGTACATTCGAAAGAAATGAAAATGCTAGCATGTGGTCCCATGCTTCAGGCAAGACGGTTTGGGGCATACAACGTCAATGGATACAAGTTTAGAACTATCATAAAGGAAGACGGGCTGAAAACACAAAATAGTGGAGTTTATGTCTCATCAAATACAAGAAGTTATGCCAGCATGCGTGACAACAGAGTGGCTGTTGGTATTGTTCCATATTATGGAAAAATTGTGGACATAATTGAACTAAACTACAGCTGTCATTTCACAGTGGTTTTGTTCAAATGTATTTGGGCCGATACAACTACGAGCAGAGGAATCAAAGAAGACCATCTGGGCCTTACCAGCGTTAATTTCGCTCGTCCAATTCACACTGGTGATCGAGAAGAGGATGAACCGTACATATTGGCATCAGAAGCTCAGCTCGTGTACTATGTACGTGATGAAGTAGAACAAGAATGGAGTGTAGTGGTTCATGTAAAACCACGAGACTTGTATGACATGGGAGGAGAAAATGAGGATGTTGAAGCTGCTTTTTCTCCTCAGCCCGGGTTGAACATGTCAGCAGCAGGTGACATCAGTGATTTACAGTTGACAAGGAACGATGATATAGAAGACCCAGTAGCAGATGTTTCTGATAACATAGATTAT TTAATATTAAATGGTGTTGTAACAGGAGAAATGAAAACGGAAGATTTCTCATCATGCTGTGCAAGCACAACATTTGCTAACAAAATGGCATTGGCCTCTCCATTCTCTTCATTGGAACATGCAATTACGGTTGCCAGAGACATATGGTCACGTAAGTTGAATGTTAGGTCTTGGGTGGAGGCTTTATCGGGTCGATCTTGTTCTAATGAATATTTGGAAACGGCGAATGAAGCTACTGTGCAG ATGCGCTTTAATAACTCGCATGGTGTTGAGTTGGAGATTGCTtcaaaagaggaattgaagtaTATAGAACGTGCTATTAGAGAGCTTCTTTCCAAGAAATCTGTCCAAACTACTGACGAAGGAGACg ATGATTTAGATGCTATCTCCTCCGGTGGAAATGACATCTCCAGGGATGTTGAGCTTAATAGGGTTCCAGAAGAAGACAATGAAACTTTAAACATCCAACACAGAGAAGATGTTGTACATGCTGGAAAAAGGGGTTTCGATCTCAACAAGCTGCCATGGTTTGGAGATGAGTTATCGGATCCG CGGTTCGGAAAAACCGCTGCAAAACGAATATCAACGTTTTCAAAGACTGGACATTTAGCAGAGGTTACAGAAAAACCGCTGCAAAATGACATTATTTAG